A part of Agromyces protaetiae genomic DNA contains:
- a CDS encoding ABC transporter ATP-binding protein, with amino-acid sequence MTDHAVLELEHIGLQIGGARILKDVSLTVRQGELLGVIGPNGAGKTTLFNVVSGIVRPTEGRVLLAGRDVTGEPVHRRADAGLGRTFQTSSLFPALSVLENVRLAAQAKLGGATSVLRAPKATDAASARALDALAEVGMAGRADRVAGDLAHGEKRKVEIAMCIATEPTLILLDEPMAGVGSADVPALTEVIRALHASGRTVLMVEHHMDVVLGLADRIAVMHHGELLAADTPEAVMANPTVQSAYLGEGL; translated from the coding sequence ATGACCGACCACGCGGTGCTCGAACTCGAGCACATCGGCCTGCAGATCGGCGGCGCACGGATCTTGAAAGACGTGTCGCTCACCGTTCGGCAGGGCGAACTCCTCGGAGTGATCGGCCCCAACGGCGCGGGCAAGACGACGCTCTTCAACGTCGTGTCGGGCATCGTGCGCCCGACCGAGGGGCGCGTGCTCCTCGCCGGCCGGGATGTCACGGGCGAACCCGTCCACCGGCGAGCGGATGCGGGCCTCGGCCGCACCTTCCAGACATCCAGTCTCTTCCCGGCGCTCAGCGTCCTCGAGAACGTGCGCCTCGCCGCCCAGGCGAAGCTCGGCGGTGCGACGAGCGTCCTTCGAGCGCCGAAAGCGACGGATGCCGCGTCCGCACGCGCACTCGACGCACTCGCCGAGGTCGGCATGGCCGGTCGGGCCGACCGCGTCGCAGGCGACCTCGCGCACGGCGAGAAGCGGAAGGTCGAGATCGCGATGTGCATCGCGACCGAGCCGACCCTCATCCTCCTCGACGAGCCCATGGCGGGTGTCGGCTCCGCAGACGTGCCCGCCCTCACCGAGGTCATCCGCGCCCTGCACGCGAGCGGTCGCACCGTGCTCATGGTCGAACACCACATGGACGTCGTGCTCGGTCTCGCCGACCGCATCGCCGTCATGCACCACGGCGAACTGCTCGCCGCCGACACCCCGGAGGCCGTCATGGCGAACCCGACCGTGCAATCCGCGTACCTCGGGGAGGGCCTGTGA
- a CDS encoding substrate-binding domain-containing protein translates to MRVTRKYLAPAVLAVAALALVGCAPTATPGGGDATADAAAPVTVGMITSQTGPLAAYGAAYTAGFEAGLDYATDGTGTVDGREIDLVWEDDQGNPDTAVAKAKDLIGQGVQIIAGTVVSGIATTLAEQAAQNKILYISGPAATDAVTGVNEYTFRSGRQTYQDVATAGTFIGDPDGKKVVVFAQDNAFGQGNLAGVQAVLGGKGATVEGVLVAEDATEFTPFAQQLLAAQPDLVFVAWAGASSGAMWTALQQQGVFESTPVVTGLGDVSTYNAYGDASADISFLNHYFAGAAGTDVEAAMIESLDAAGATPDLFSPDGFVAAQMIVQAIREGGDTVDGMIAALEGWSFESVKGEVTVRAEDHALIQPMYQVKLVQDGANWVPELIETIDADEVAPPVAG, encoded by the coding sequence ATGCGGGTTACAAGGAAGTACCTGGCACCGGCGGTGCTCGCCGTCGCCGCCCTCGCGCTCGTCGGCTGCGCGCCGACCGCGACCCCGGGAGGCGGTGATGCCACCGCTGACGCCGCAGCCCCGGTCACGGTCGGCATGATCACTTCGCAGACCGGCCCGCTCGCCGCGTACGGCGCCGCCTACACGGCGGGCTTCGAAGCGGGCCTCGACTACGCGACCGACGGCACGGGCACGGTCGACGGCCGCGAGATCGACCTCGTGTGGGAAGACGACCAGGGCAATCCCGACACCGCCGTCGCCAAGGCGAAGGACCTCATCGGCCAGGGCGTCCAGATCATCGCGGGCACCGTCGTCTCGGGCATCGCGACGACCCTCGCCGAGCAGGCCGCCCAGAACAAGATCCTCTACATCTCGGGCCCCGCGGCGACCGACGCCGTCACGGGCGTCAACGAGTACACCTTCCGCTCGGGTCGTCAGACCTACCAGGACGTCGCGACCGCGGGCACCTTCATCGGCGACCCCGACGGCAAGAAGGTCGTCGTCTTCGCCCAGGACAACGCGTTCGGCCAGGGCAACCTCGCGGGCGTGCAAGCGGTGCTCGGCGGCAAGGGCGCGACGGTCGAGGGGGTCCTCGTCGCCGAGGACGCGACCGAGTTCACGCCGTTCGCGCAGCAGCTCCTCGCAGCACAGCCCGACCTCGTCTTCGTCGCGTGGGCCGGCGCCTCGTCGGGCGCGATGTGGACGGCGCTCCAGCAGCAGGGCGTGTTCGAGTCGACGCCCGTCGTCACGGGCCTCGGGGATGTCTCGACGTACAACGCCTACGGCGACGCGAGCGCCGACATCTCCTTCCTCAACCACTACTTCGCCGGCGCTGCGGGCACCGACGTCGAAGCGGCGATGATCGAGTCGCTCGATGCGGCGGGTGCGACGCCCGACCTCTTCTCGCCCGACGGGTTCGTCGCGGCGCAGATGATCGTGCAGGCGATCCGCGAAGGCGGCGACACCGTCGACGGCATGATCGCGGCCCTCGAGGGCTGGTCGTTCGAGTCGGTCAAGGGCGAGGTCACCGTGCGCGCCGAGGACCACGCGCTCATCCAGCCCATGTACCAGGTCAAGCTCGTGCAGGACGGCGCGAACTGGGTGCCCGAACTCATCGAGACGATCGACGCCGACGAGGTCGCGCCGCCCGTCGCGGGCTGA
- a CDS encoding acetyl-CoA C-acetyltransferase yields MPTTDVVLIAGSRTPFGRISGNLGALTAVELGTIAIRGALAKAGVSPDDVDAVILGQVLQAGAGQNPAKQSAVAAGIPWRVPATTVNKVCLSGLVAITDAARLIRSGEADVVVAGGQESMTNAPHLLPGSRAGKAYGSWELLDHAANDGLTDAFDHDSMGASTERFNARYGLERLEQDEIAAASHVRAGAAQAGGVFADEIVPVEIPQRKGAPLIVDADQGVRPDSTVETLGGLRPAFAEGGSITAGNSSPLSDGAAAVVVASRAWAEARGLPWLALVGAPGQVAGPDNSLHSQPANAIAAALAREGWNAEDLDLVEINEAFAAVSLQSARDLGLDHERVNIHGGAIALGHPIGASGARLALHAALELSRRGGGKAAVALCGGGGQGEALLLSR; encoded by the coding sequence ATGCCCACCACCGATGTCGTCCTCATCGCCGGATCCCGCACCCCGTTCGGCCGCATCAGCGGCAATCTCGGCGCACTCACGGCCGTCGAACTCGGCACGATCGCGATCCGCGGCGCGCTCGCAAAGGCGGGCGTCTCTCCCGACGACGTCGACGCCGTCATCCTCGGGCAGGTGCTGCAGGCCGGTGCGGGGCAGAACCCCGCCAAGCAGTCGGCCGTCGCGGCCGGCATTCCGTGGCGTGTGCCCGCGACGACCGTCAACAAGGTGTGCCTCTCGGGGCTCGTCGCGATCACCGACGCGGCGCGACTCATCCGCTCGGGAGAGGCCGACGTCGTCGTCGCGGGCGGCCAGGAGTCGATGACGAACGCGCCGCACCTGTTGCCGGGCTCGCGCGCGGGCAAGGCGTACGGCTCGTGGGAGCTCCTCGACCACGCCGCGAACGACGGCCTCACCGACGCGTTCGACCACGACTCGATGGGCGCCTCGACCGAGCGCTTCAACGCGCGCTACGGCCTCGAACGCCTCGAGCAAGACGAGATCGCGGCCGCCTCGCACGTGCGTGCGGGCGCTGCGCAGGCCGGCGGCGTCTTCGCCGACGAGATCGTGCCCGTCGAGATCCCGCAACGCAAAGGCGCCCCGCTCATCGTCGACGCCGACCAGGGCGTCCGCCCCGACTCGACCGTCGAGACCCTCGGAGGCCTCCGCCCGGCGTTCGCCGAGGGTGGCTCGATCACGGCGGGCAACTCGTCGCCGCTCTCCGACGGCGCCGCCGCGGTCGTCGTCGCGAGCCGCGCGTGGGCCGAGGCGCGAGGCCTCCCGTGGCTCGCGCTCGTGGGCGCACCCGGCCAGGTCGCGGGCCCCGACAACTCGCTCCACTCGCAGCCCGCCAACGCGATCGCCGCCGCCCTCGCCCGCGAAGGATGGAACGCGGAAGACCTCGACCTCGTCGAGATCAACGAAGCCTTCGCCGCCGTCTCGCTGCAGTCGGCCCGCGATCTCGGCCTCGACCACGAACGCGTCAACATCCACGGCGGAGCGATCGCCCTGGGACATCCCATCGGCGCCTCCGGCGCACGCCTCGCCCTCCACGCCGCCCTCGAACTCTCGCGTCGCGGCGGCGGCAAGGCGGCCGTCGCATTGTGCGGCGGCGGCGGGCAGGGCGAGGCGCTGCTGCTCTCGCGATAG
- a CDS encoding low temperature requirement protein A, with the protein MTHETSGRLDHRLRRMTGRDPNEPHRAATPLELLYDLTFVVAFSQAGTQMAHLLELGHFASAFWAFFLAVFAICWAWINYSWLASAFDTDDVFFRIATMVQMVGVLIMALGMPPLFDSFDEGVHIDNGILVAGYVVMRVSTLALWLRIAKQAPGYRRTALVYATVLAISQAGWIVMIFVNPPFALTIVLWIALAAFEVVGPVVAERMRGGGTPWHAHHIAERYSLLVIITLGEIILGTILAISAVVEEQGWTLEAVLVAFGGTLLAFGLWWVYFMMPSGEVLARHRRRSFTWGYGHIVLFGALVATGAGLHVAAFVIEGVAHIDDVQAMLTLTIPVAVFLAGLATLHAFLLHEVDLFHALLFAGALVVLALAVVAVAAGATLGWGILITALAPVVAIVGYETAGHRHVEAALARTLG; encoded by the coding sequence ATGACGCACGAGACATCCGGGCGCCTCGACCACCGACTGCGGCGCATGACGGGCCGCGACCCGAACGAGCCGCACCGCGCGGCGACGCCGCTCGAACTGCTGTACGACCTGACGTTCGTCGTCGCGTTCAGCCAGGCGGGCACGCAGATGGCGCACCTGCTCGAACTCGGGCACTTCGCGTCGGCGTTCTGGGCGTTCTTCCTCGCGGTGTTCGCGATCTGCTGGGCGTGGATCAACTACTCATGGCTCGCGTCGGCGTTCGACACCGACGACGTCTTCTTCCGCATCGCGACGATGGTGCAGATGGTGGGCGTGCTCATCATGGCGCTCGGGATGCCTCCGCTGTTCGACTCGTTCGACGAGGGCGTGCACATCGACAACGGCATCCTCGTCGCGGGGTACGTCGTGATGCGCGTCTCGACGCTCGCCCTGTGGCTGCGGATCGCGAAGCAGGCGCCCGGCTACCGCCGGACCGCCCTCGTCTACGCGACCGTCCTCGCGATCTCGCAGGCCGGCTGGATCGTCATGATCTTCGTCAACCCGCCGTTCGCGCTCACGATCGTGCTGTGGATCGCGCTCGCGGCGTTCGAGGTCGTCGGGCCGGTCGTCGCCGAGCGGATGCGCGGCGGCGGCACGCCGTGGCACGCGCACCACATCGCCGAACGCTACAGCCTGCTCGTCATCATCACGCTCGGCGAGATCATCCTCGGCACGATCCTCGCGATCTCGGCCGTCGTCGAGGAGCAGGGGTGGACGCTCGAAGCGGTGCTCGTCGCCTTCGGCGGCACGCTCCTCGCCTTCGGCCTGTGGTGGGTGTACTTCATGATGCCGTCGGGCGAGGTGCTCGCGCGCCACCGGCGACGGTCGTTCACGTGGGGCTACGGTCACATCGTGCTGTTCGGCGCCCTCGTCGCGACGGGCGCAGGCCTCCATGTCGCGGCCTTCGTCATCGAGGGCGTCGCACATATCGACGACGTGCAGGCGATGCTGACGCTCACGATCCCCGTCGCGGTGTTCCTCGCGGGCCTCGCGACGCTGCACGCGTTCCTCCTGCACGAGGTCGACCTCTTCCACGCGCTGCTCTTCGCGGGCGCGCTCGTCGTGCTCGCGCTCGCGGTCGTCGCGGTCGCGGCCGGAGCGACGCTCGGATGGGGCATCCTCATCACGGCACTCGCGCCCGTCGTCGCGATCGTCGGCTACGAGACGGCGGGGCACCGGCACGTCGAGGCGGCGCTCGCACGCACGCTCGGCTGA
- the nhaA gene encoding Na+/H+ antiporter NhaA: MSTNLTLIERSPDPEHPHEHTSHPSIAEKIHALGEQRIAALLLVIATVLAIVWANASPDSYEGFWDTHLRFGIGDDLNLEFTLHAIVNDALMAIFFFTVGLEVRREFAIGELTSWSRAVVPVVAAVFGLAVPALLFVLIAWNTGQAHAWGVVISTDTAFLVGALALVGPRAPGRLRVFLLALAVVDDIGALSIIALVYTSNFTPLPLIVAAVGLAGVYFTRYLRRGRGPIYVILAVVVWFAFLASGVHPTLAGVAIALLVPVYRPDRREVEQALELARMFRQSPNTEYARAAANSLRESISINERLQSAFAPSVAYVILPLFALANAGVHVSGEILADALRSPITWGIVVALVAGKFIGIFGSTALMRRFGIGQFGPGLTQSRIAGGAALCGIGFTIALFIVDLAITDEEMQNAARVGVLAASVLAFLFGWFLFKVGELKHPVEERGKVLERPVMPGRDHISGPPDAPLTIVEYGDFQCFFCSRASGSIDEVRKALGDRLRYVWRHAPLTEYHPNALAAAEATEAADRQGKFREFARSLFADQEHQLPSDIMRRAQELELDTARFEEDLRSPIIAGRVRDDMLDAESMDVTAVPTFFLNGRRHVGPYDAATLIRELETSGPDPTRRDRPVEGALSNDLPDPPEVAARDAALSPRGDVDPQRDVGPQRDAEASGSAEPQP; this comes from the coding sequence ATGAGCACGAATCTGACCCTCATCGAGCGCTCGCCCGACCCCGAGCACCCGCACGAGCACACGTCGCACCCGTCGATCGCCGAGAAGATCCACGCGCTCGGCGAGCAGCGGATCGCCGCACTCCTCCTCGTCATCGCGACCGTCCTCGCGATCGTGTGGGCGAACGCCTCGCCCGACTCGTACGAGGGCTTCTGGGACACCCACCTACGGTTCGGGATCGGCGACGATCTCAACCTCGAGTTCACCCTGCACGCGATCGTCAACGATGCGCTCATGGCGATCTTCTTCTTCACGGTCGGCCTCGAAGTGCGCCGCGAGTTCGCGATCGGCGAGCTCACGAGTTGGTCGCGCGCCGTGGTGCCCGTCGTCGCGGCGGTCTTCGGCCTCGCCGTGCCCGCGCTGCTGTTCGTCCTCATCGCGTGGAACACCGGCCAGGCGCACGCGTGGGGCGTCGTCATCTCGACCGATACGGCCTTCCTCGTCGGCGCGCTCGCGCTCGTCGGGCCGAGGGCGCCGGGGCGCCTCCGGGTGTTCCTCCTCGCGCTCGCCGTCGTCGACGACATCGGCGCGCTCTCGATCATCGCCCTCGTCTACACGTCGAACTTCACGCCCCTGCCGCTCATCGTCGCCGCCGTCGGACTCGCGGGCGTCTACTTCACGCGCTACCTCCGCCGAGGGCGCGGGCCCATCTACGTCATCCTCGCGGTCGTCGTGTGGTTCGCGTTCCTCGCGTCGGGCGTGCATCCGACGCTCGCGGGCGTCGCGATCGCGCTCCTCGTGCCCGTGTACCGGCCCGACCGGCGCGAGGTGGAGCAGGCCCTCGAACTGGCCCGGATGTTCCGCCAGTCGCCGAACACCGAGTACGCGCGCGCCGCCGCGAACAGCCTCCGCGAATCGATTTCGATCAACGAGCGCCTGCAGTCGGCGTTCGCGCCGTCGGTCGCGTATGTCATCCTGCCGCTCTTCGCACTCGCCAACGCGGGCGTGCACGTGAGCGGCGAGATCCTCGCCGACGCGCTGCGCTCGCCGATCACGTGGGGCATCGTCGTCGCGCTCGTGGCGGGCAAGTTCATCGGCATCTTCGGGTCGACGGCGCTCATGCGACGGTTCGGCATCGGACAGTTCGGGCCGGGGCTCACGCAGTCGCGCATCGCGGGCGGCGCGGCGCTCTGCGGCATCGGGTTCACGATCGCGCTCTTCATCGTCGACCTCGCGATCACCGACGAGGAGATGCAGAACGCCGCGCGCGTGGGCGTGCTCGCCGCCTCGGTGCTCGCGTTCCTGTTCGGCTGGTTCCTGTTCAAGGTAGGGGAGCTGAAGCACCCCGTCGAAGAGCGCGGCAAGGTGCTCGAACGGCCCGTCATGCCCGGGCGCGACCACATCTCGGGCCCGCCCGATGCGCCGCTCACGATCGTCGAGTACGGCGACTTCCAATGCTTCTTCTGCTCGCGCGCGTCGGGATCGATCGACGAAGTGCGGAAGGCCCTCGGCGACCGGTTGCGGTACGTGTGGCGGCACGCGCCGCTCACCGAGTACCACCCCAATGCGCTCGCCGCGGCCGAGGCGACCGAGGCGGCCGACCGGCAGGGCAAGTTCCGCGAGTTCGCCCGCAGCCTGTTCGCCGACCAGGAGCACCAGTTGCCGAGCGACATCATGCGCCGCGCGCAAGAGCTCGAACTCGACACGGCGCGCTTCGAGGAGGATCTGCGCTCGCCCATCATCGCGGGCCGCGTGCGCGACGACATGCTCGACGCCGAGTCGATGGATGTCACGGCGGTGCCGACGTTCTTCCTCAACGGCCGTCGGCATGTCGGCCCCTACGATGCGGCGACCCTGATCCGCGAGCTCGAGACATCCGGCCCCGACCCCACGCGCCGCGACCGCCCGGTCGAAGGCGCCCTCTCGAACGATCTGCCCGACCCGCCCGAGGTCGCCGCACGCGATGCCGCCCTGTCGCCGCGGGGCGACGTAGACCCGCAGCGCGACGTAGGTCCGCAGCGCGACGCCGAGGCATCCGGAAGCGCCGAGCCGCAGCCCTGA
- a CDS encoding NAD(P)-binding domain-containing protein: protein MRIAVLGSGRLGDTLAAGFAAAGHTVVIGSRRAGAGAGGGAVSENPDARGIPVRAIPDATAEATAGAETAR, encoded by the coding sequence ATGCGGATCGCGGTGCTCGGAAGCGGGCGGCTCGGCGACACGCTCGCCGCGGGCTTCGCCGCGGCGGGGCACACGGTCGTCATCGGGTCGCGCCGCGCGGGCGCGGGCGCGGGCGGCGGCGCGGTCTCCGAGAATCCCGACGCACGAGGCATCCCGGTGCGTGCGATTCCGGATGCGACAGCGGAAGCGACGGCCGGCGCGGAGACCGCCCGATGA
- a CDS encoding SDR family NAD(P)-dependent oxidoreductase yields MDVRAGTVVVTGATSGIGLETARILARTARRLVVQGPEAPEAVAGALARIGDGPAEVVYVRCDYARLQDVSDAAATIAHEAGGPIDGLVNNAGVPGAEVRRVTDDGHERTLQIDYLAMALLTEWLLGSLADGARIVNLASATHEMASLDLPNLELERGYDPVRAYARSKLAIILFTRSLQRRLPREITAVSLQPGVISTDLLHAMFASRGASVESGAENVVAALSADASGGEYFDERRVAAPSAEARDDALAAALAEWTAAALTPYLPAR; encoded by the coding sequence ATGGACGTGCGGGCGGGAACCGTGGTCGTCACAGGTGCGACGAGCGGGATCGGCCTCGAGACGGCGCGCATCCTCGCCAGGACGGCGAGGCGGCTCGTCGTGCAGGGACCCGAGGCTCCCGAAGCCGTGGCGGGCGCGCTCGCGCGCATCGGCGACGGGCCCGCCGAGGTCGTGTACGTGCGGTGCGATTACGCGAGGCTCCAGGATGTCTCGGATGCCGCGGCGACGATCGCGCACGAGGCCGGCGGCCCGATCGACGGGCTCGTGAACAATGCGGGCGTGCCCGGCGCGGAGGTCCGCCGGGTGACCGACGACGGCCACGAGCGCACCCTGCAGATCGACTACCTCGCGATGGCGCTCCTCACCGAGTGGCTGCTCGGCTCGCTCGCCGACGGGGCGCGGATCGTGAACCTCGCGTCGGCGACGCACGAGATGGCGAGCCTCGACCTGCCGAACCTCGAACTCGAGCGCGGCTACGACCCAGTTCGCGCCTACGCCCGCTCGAAGCTCGCGATCATCCTCTTCACGCGATCGCTGCAGCGGCGCCTGCCGCGCGAGATCACGGCCGTGAGCCTCCAGCCGGGGGTGATCTCGACCGACCTGCTGCACGCGATGTTCGCGTCGCGCGGCGCGAGCGTCGAGTCGGGCGCCGAGAACGTCGTCGCGGCGCTTTCGGCGGATGCCTCGGGCGGCGAGTACTTCGACGAGCGGCGCGTTGCCGCCCCGAGCGCCGAAGCCAGGGACGACGCGCTCGCGGCCGCCCTCGCGGAGTGGACGGCGGCCGCGCTCACGCCCTACTTGCCTGCGCGCTGA
- a CDS encoding SHOCT domain-containing protein: protein MSTALAAAAITAHAGPWAGPWAAGFGWVFFLIPIFWILFFVLLFTFVGRRWRRAAWSGEHPYGPPWARGASASAERTLAERFAKGDIDEVEYRARLEVLRANRPNAG from the coding sequence ATGTCGACAGCACTCGCCGCCGCGGCGATCACCGCCCACGCCGGTCCGTGGGCGGGTCCGTGGGCGGCCGGATTCGGGTGGGTGTTCTTCCTCATCCCGATCTTCTGGATCCTGTTCTTCGTGCTCCTCTTCACGTTCGTGGGGCGCCGCTGGCGCCGTGCGGCGTGGTCTGGCGAGCACCCGTACGGCCCGCCGTGGGCGCGGGGTGCGTCGGCGAGCGCCGAGCGGACCCTCGCCGAGCGGTTCGCGAAGGGCGACATCGACGAGGTCGAGTACCGCGCCCGCCTCGAGGTGCTGCGGGCGAACCGGCCGAACGCGGGCTGA
- a CDS encoding hemolysin family protein produces MTGELWLSIALVIVFVLIGGVFAATEIALVTLRESQVNAIAERGRRGQKVAELARNPNRFLSAVQIGVTVAGFASAAYGASSIAPALVPALTSIGMGEQVASTVATIALTLVIAYLSLVLGELVPKRLALQHNARFAYAVAPILSGFATLVRPVIWLLSVSTDFLVRLFGGDPNKTVDALSDEELRDIVSTHGGLPEDERRILDDVLSLRHRQISEVMRPRPEVVALDGLGTVADAVERVRDLPYSRYPVLDGSIDDITGFVHVRDLFEAALDDPTSPLMGISRDIPYLPSTARVLPTLTSMRADGHQIAVVVDEYGGTDGIVTLEDLVEEVVGEIFDEYDTDEAPGELAEGGGLVDGRLNFQDFEDVTGIALERGASDTIAGFVVEHLGHLGRVGDTIEVPGATIQVTAVDRRRIAELLVTPKPAADESSQAAPPSAE; encoded by the coding sequence GTGACCGGCGAACTCTGGCTCAGCATCGCGCTCGTCATCGTGTTCGTGCTCATCGGCGGCGTATTCGCGGCGACCGAGATCGCCCTCGTCACCCTCCGCGAAAGCCAGGTCAACGCGATCGCCGAGCGCGGCAGGCGCGGGCAGAAGGTCGCCGAGCTCGCGCGCAACCCGAACCGATTCCTCTCCGCCGTCCAGATCGGCGTGACCGTCGCGGGCTTCGCATCGGCCGCGTACGGCGCGTCGTCGATCGCCCCGGCACTCGTGCCCGCGCTCACGTCGATCGGCATGGGCGAGCAGGTCGCCTCGACGGTCGCGACGATCGCGCTCACCCTCGTCATCGCGTACCTCTCGCTCGTGCTCGGCGAGCTCGTGCCCAAGCGCCTGGCCCTGCAGCACAACGCGCGCTTCGCGTACGCCGTCGCGCCGATCCTCAGCGGCTTCGCGACGCTCGTGCGGCCCGTCATCTGGTTGCTGTCGGTCTCGACCGACTTCCTCGTGCGGCTGTTCGGCGGCGATCCGAACAAGACCGTCGACGCGCTGAGCGACGAAGAGCTGCGCGACATCGTGTCGACGCACGGCGGGCTTCCCGAAGACGAGCGGCGCATCCTCGACGACGTGCTCTCGCTCCGCCACCGCCAGATCAGCGAGGTCATGCGGCCGCGGCCCGAGGTCGTCGCCCTCGACGGACTCGGCACCGTCGCCGACGCCGTCGAGCGCGTGCGCGACCTGCCGTACTCGCGCTACCCGGTGCTCGACGGCTCGATCGACGACATCACGGGGTTCGTGCACGTGCGCGACCTCTTCGAGGCGGCGCTCGACGACCCGACCTCGCCGCTCATGGGCATCAGCCGAGACATCCCGTACCTGCCGTCGACCGCGCGCGTGCTGCCGACGCTCACGAGCATGCGCGCCGACGGCCACCAGATCGCCGTCGTCGTCGACGAGTACGGCGGCACCGACGGCATCGTGACCCTCGAAGACCTCGTCGAAGAGGTCGTGGGCGAGATCTTCGACGAGTACGACACCGACGAGGCGCCCGGCGAACTCGCCGAAGGGGGCGGGCTCGTCGACGGACGGCTCAACTTCCAGGACTTCGAGGATGTCACGGGCATCGCCCTCGAACGCGGCGCCTCCGACACGATCGCGGGGTTCGTCGTCGAGCATCTCGGGCATCTCGGGCGCGTCGGCGACACGATCGAGGTTCCGGGGGCGACGATCCAGGTCACGGCCGTCGACCGCCGCCGCATCGCCGAACTCCTCGTGACGCCGAAGCCGGCCGCCGACGAGTCGTCGCAGGCCGCGCCTCCGTCGGCCGAGTAG
- a CDS encoding response regulator transcription factor, with protein sequence MIRVALADDQHLVRAGFRALLDSEDDIEVVAEAATGEELLARLAETSVDVVLMDIRMPGGDGLWATERIAADAALDGVKVVVVTTFELDEYVARAVRAGASGFLVKDTEPADLVRAVRVVAAGDALLSPGVTRRLLDRVASGLRETADAQALDVLTDREREVLGLVGLGLTNEEIAERLVMSPLTSKTHVSRIMAKLGARDRVQLVVTAYETGLVAPGWQN encoded by the coding sequence GTGATCCGGGTCGCGCTCGCCGACGACCAGCACCTCGTGCGCGCGGGCTTCCGCGCCCTCCTCGACTCGGAGGACGACATCGAGGTCGTCGCCGAGGCCGCGACGGGGGAGGAGCTCCTCGCGCGGCTCGCCGAGACATCCGTCGACGTCGTCCTCATGGACATCCGCATGCCCGGCGGCGACGGGCTCTGGGCGACCGAGCGGATCGCCGCCGACGCGGCCCTCGACGGGGTCAAGGTCGTCGTCGTGACGACGTTCGAACTCGACGAGTACGTCGCCCGGGCGGTGCGCGCGGGCGCGAGCGGGTTCCTCGTGAAGGACACCGAGCCCGCCGACCTCGTACGGGCCGTGCGCGTCGTCGCCGCGGGCGACGCGCTGCTCTCGCCGGGGGTCACCAGGCGGCTCCTCGACCGCGTCGCGAGCGGGCTCCGCGAGACGGCCGACGCGCAGGCGCTCGACGTCCTCACCGACCGCGAACGCGAGGTGCTCGGACTCGTCGGCCTCGGGCTCACGAACGAGGAGATCGCCGAGCGGCTCGTCATGAGCCCGCTCACCTCGAAGACCCATGTGTCGCGCATCATGGCGAAGCTCGGCGCGCGCGACCGCGTCCAACTCGTCGTGACGGCCTACGAGACCGGACTCGTCGCGCCCGGCTGGCAGAACTGA